A genomic window from Salvelinus fontinalis isolate EN_2023a unplaced genomic scaffold, ASM2944872v1 scaffold_0170, whole genome shotgun sequence includes:
- the LOC129844078 gene encoding E3 ubiquitin/ISG15 ligase TRIM25-like has protein sequence MAENQELFCCSICLGQLKDPVTTACGHSYCMGCIKECWDQDDLKGFYSCPQCRQTFIPRPVLNRSTVLAEVVEKIRYAGPGDVACDVCTGTRKQKALMSCLACLASYCETHLQPHYESPAFKKHKLVKATAQLQEKICSHHDKLLEVYCRTDQQCICYLCTMDEHKGHDTVSAAAERTEKQVRPEQLVGDCLINKPLFN, from the coding sequence ATGGCAGAGAATCAGGAACTGTTCTGTTGCTCTATCTGTCTGGGTCAACTGAAGGATCCGGTGACTACTGCCTGTGGACACAGTTACTGTATGGGCTGTATTAAAGAATGCTGGGATCAGGATGATCTGAAAGGTTTCTACAGCTGTCCACAGTGCAGACAGACCTTTATCCCAAGGCCTGTTCTGAACAGGAGCACTGTGCTGGCTGAAGTGGTGGAGAAAATCCGCTATGCTGGACCGGGAGATGTGGCGTGTGATGTCTGCACTGGGACCAGAAAGCAGAAAGCCCTCATGTCCTGTCTGGCGTGTCTGGCCTCTTACTGTGAGACTCACCTCCAACCTCACTATGAATCTCCTGCTTTCAAGAAGCACAAGCTGGTCAAAGCCACCGCACAACTACAGGAGAAGATCTGCTCTCATCATGACAAACTGCTGGAGGTTTACTGTCGTACCGATCAGCAGTGTATCTGTTATCTGTGTACAATGGATGAACATAAAGGCCATGATACAGTGTCAGCTGCAGCAGAGAGGACTGAGAAACAGGTAAGACCAGAACAACTTGTTGGTGACTGTCTGATAaacaaacctttatttaactag
- the LOC129844079 gene encoding E3 ubiquitin/ISG15 ligase TRIM25-like translates to MAQQGVLLDQDQFCCSVCLDLLKEPVTIPCGHSYCRSCIEGCWDQDVLKGVYSCPQCRETFTPRPNLRKNNMLADMVEKLKKTGLQAAPPLALCYAGPGDVACDVCSGTRKQKALMSCLVCMASYCETHLQSHYESPAFKKHKLVKATAQLQEKICSHHDKLLEVYCRTDQQCICFLCTMDEHKGHDTVSAAAQRTEKQVRPEQLVGDCLINK, encoded by the coding sequence ATGGCTCAACAGGGAGTTCTGCTGGACCAGGACCAGTTctgttgttctgtctgtctagatCTACTGAAGGAACCAGTCACCATCCCCTGTGGACACAGTTACTGTAGGAGCTGTATTGAGGGCTGCTGGGATCAGGATGTTCTGAAAGGGGTCTATAGCTGTCCTCAGTGCAGAGAGACCTTCACTCCAAGGCCTAATCTGAGGAAAAAtaacatgttggctgatatgGTGGAGAAACTGAAGAAGACAGGACTCCAGGCTGCTCCCCCTCTTGCTCTGTGCTATGCTGGACCTGGAGATGTGGCGTGTGATGTCTGCTCCGGGACCAGAAAGCAGAAAGCCCTCATGTCCTGTCTGGTGTGTATGGCCTCTTACTGTGAGACTCACCTCCAATCTCACTATGAATCTCCTGCTTTCAAGAAGCACAAGCTGGTCAAAGCCACCGCACAACTACAGGAGAAGATCTGCTCTCATCATGACAAACTGCTGGAGGTTTACTGTCGTACCGATCAGCAGTGTATCTGTTTTCTGTGTACAATGGATGAACATAAAGGCCATGATACAGTGTCAGCTGCAGCACAGAGGACTGAGAAACAGGTAAGACCAGAACAACTTGTTGGTGACTGTCTgataaacaaataa